The proteins below are encoded in one region of Gopherus flavomarginatus isolate rGopFla2 chromosome 12, rGopFla2.mat.asm, whole genome shotgun sequence:
- the LOC127032816 gene encoding olfactory receptor 6N1-like, with protein sequence MADRDWGNQTAIKEFIILGFGDLPDLQILLFLMFQVIYMATVAGNTLIVVLIVANQRLHTPMYFFLGNLSCLETCYTSTILPRLLASLLTGDKTISVSGCITQLYFCSSLVCTECYLLAAMSYDRYLAICKPLHYSTLMNSRFSLQLAAGSWLNGFLAVIILVSFLSQLLFCGPNEIDHFYCDPIPLRELSCSDTHLVILMNFILAYVFTLPPFLLTLTSYMCIISTILRIPSTTGRQKAFSTCSSHLIVVTIFYGSIVIVYLLLKHDTLRDLNKVLSLCYTVLTPLVNPLIYSLRNREVKEALYKAVSKCGFHQNIQIHLHNNVT encoded by the coding sequence atggcagacagagactggGGAAACCAAACGGCCATCAAAGAATTCATCATCCTGGGATTTGGGGATCTCCCTGACCTgcaaattcttctcttcctgatGTTCCAAGTGATCTACATGGCAACCGTGGCCGGGAACACCCTCATCGTGGTGCTCATTGTGGCTAACCAGcgtcttcacacccccatgtacttcttcctgggcaacttgtcctgcttggagacctgctacacctcaaccatcctgcccaggttgctggccagtctcctgactggggacaaaACTATCTCAGTCAGTGGCTGCATCACACAACTGTATTTCTGTAGTTCTCTGGTATGTACAGAATGCTATCTCCTAGCAGcaatgtcttatgatcggtatttagcgaTATGTAAACCCCTGCACTATTCAACTCTTATGAATAGCAGATTTAGCCTCCAGTTGGCTGCTGGGTCATGGTTAAATGGTTTTTTGGCTGTAATTATCTTAGTTTCATTCCTATCACAGTTATTATTCTGTGGCccaaatgaaattgaccatttctattGTGATCCCATCCCACTGAGGGAACTTTCCTGCAGTGACACCCACCTGGTCATATTGATGAATTTCATACTAGCCTATGTATTCACCCTGCCTCCATTCCTACTAACCCTGACATCCTACATGtgcatcatctccaccatcctgagaatcccttccaccactgggagacaaaaggccttttccacctgctcctctcacctcattgtggtgacaattttctatggatCCATAGTGATTGTGTACCTGCTACTGAAACATGATACACTGAGAGACCTGAACAAAGTGCTCTCTCTTTGCTACACAGTCCTTACTCCGCTGgtaaaccccctcatctacagcctgagaaacagagaggtcaaggaagcCTTGTACAAAGCAGTCAGTAAATGTGGCTTTCACCAAAACATACAGATACACCTACATAATAATGTAACTTGA